From Sulfurospirillum tamanense, a single genomic window includes:
- the folD gene encoding bifunctional methylenetetrahydrofolate dehydrogenase/methenyltetrahydrofolate cyclohydrolase FolD, protein MTLLDGKALSDTFKQTLTSECKTLKEKGVVPGLAVVLVGSDPASATYVGMKERSCEAVGIRSIMHRLPESTAQEALLSLIDTLNKDPQVDGILVQLPLPAHLDSDAILEAITPCKDVDGFHAINVGKLSQNLEGFVPCTPLGVMKLLEAYAINPKGMDVCVIGRSNIVGKPMMNLLINAGATVTVCHSQTKDLKAHTLRADLLVVGVGKPALLKADMVKEGAIVIDVGINRTDKGTLVGDVDFDAVAPKCTFITPVPGGVGPMTIAMLLSNTVHAAKNR, encoded by the coding sequence ATGACACTCCTTGATGGCAAAGCCCTCAGCGACACATTTAAACAAACACTTACATCCGAATGTAAAACTTTAAAAGAAAAAGGGGTCGTCCCAGGACTTGCTGTTGTCCTTGTAGGATCCGACCCTGCCAGTGCAACCTACGTAGGCATGAAAGAGCGTTCTTGCGAAGCCGTAGGCATCCGTTCCATTATGCATCGGCTTCCCGAATCCACCGCCCAAGAGGCCCTTCTTTCGCTCATTGACACCCTTAATAAAGACCCCCAAGTAGACGGCATTTTAGTCCAACTTCCTCTTCCTGCGCATCTTGATAGCGATGCCATCCTGGAGGCCATCACTCCGTGCAAAGACGTGGACGGATTTCACGCCATCAATGTGGGCAAACTGAGTCAAAACCTTGAAGGCTTTGTCCCTTGTACACCCCTTGGCGTGATGAAACTTTTAGAAGCCTACGCCATTAACCCTAAAGGCATGGACGTGTGCGTCATTGGGCGCAGCAACATCGTGGGCAAACCCATGATGAACCTTTTGATTAACGCAGGGGCAACCGTTACTGTATGCCATAGCCAAACCAAAGACTTAAAAGCCCACACCTTGCGCGCGGATTTGTTGGTCGTTGGTGTAGGCAAACCTGCTCTTCTTAAAGCGGACATGGTCAAAGAAGGTGCTATCGTCATCGACGTGGGCATCAACCGCACCGACAAGGGCACCTTGGTAGGCGATGTGGATTTTGACGCGGTCGCTCCCAAATGTACGTTCATCACCCCCGTGCCTGGCGGCGTAGGTCCCATGACCATTGCCATGCTACTTTCCAACACTGTACACGCAGCCAAAAATCGCTAA
- a CDS encoding c-type cytochrome, with the protein MQYSLVFFLSVSLAFAGDFMTQMEYAKMLYENPRGIGCVHCHGPKGEGKVLARFKEKGKEKEIVAPSLHGLSKERFAKGILASKSVMPTYFLTNDEIESLYYFVTNIQNNDKGK; encoded by the coding sequence ATGCAGTATTCCCTCGTGTTTTTTCTTAGTGTTTCACTTGCCTTTGCGGGGGATTTCATGACACAAATGGAATACGCCAAAATGCTTTACGAAAACCCACGTGGCATTGGTTGCGTCCATTGCCATGGCCCCAAAGGCGAGGGGAAAGTGTTGGCCCGTTTTAAAGAAAAAGGAAAGGAGAAGGAGATTGTAGCCCCTTCGTTGCATGGCTTAAGTAAGGAGCGTTTCGCTAAAGGAATTTTAGCCTCAAAGTCTGTGATGCCAACCTATTTTTTAACCAATGACGAAATTGAAAGTCTCTATTATTTTGTAACTAATATTCAAAACAATGACAAAGGAAAATGA
- the hemL gene encoding glutamate-1-semialdehyde 2,1-aminomutase, with protein MQFTNSIRAFEAASRVIPGGVDSPVRAFGGVGGTPPFIKEAKGAFMTDIDGNRYIDFVQSWGPLILGHANEVIEEAVIKAVKKGLSYGAPTEVETELAASICGLFDTIDKVRFVSSGTEAVMSAIRLARGFTCKHDIIKFEGCYHGHSDALLVKAGSGAVTFGNPSSPGVPEGTTKHTLLARYNDLESVRACFEASEGVACVIVEPIAGNMGFVPSSPEFLEGLRTLCDTYGALLIFDEVMSGFRASLRGAQGVFATRPDMVTFGKVIGGGMPVGAFGARAEIMAMLSPEGPVYQAGTLSGNPIAMNAGLASLGEIIRKEASLYPRLKELAQRLTVGLEAAARANGIPLQTGFCGSMFGFFFNENPVRNFDEALRSDTKRFAAFHRGMLERGVYFACSQFEAGFICEPMDEAMIDTVIAHAHEVMKTL; from the coding sequence ATGCAATTTACCAACAGTATCCGTGCGTTTGAAGCAGCCAGTCGCGTTATTCCAGGTGGTGTAGATTCTCCTGTGCGTGCCTTTGGCGGTGTAGGCGGAACACCTCCGTTTATTAAAGAGGCCAAAGGGGCTTTCATGACCGACATTGATGGCAACCGGTACATTGATTTTGTACAAAGTTGGGGTCCGCTGATTTTGGGCCACGCTAATGAAGTGATTGAAGAAGCTGTTATTAAAGCAGTTAAAAAAGGACTAAGTTACGGAGCGCCAACAGAAGTAGAAACAGAGCTCGCGGCGTCTATTTGTGGCCTGTTTGACACTATCGATAAAGTGCGTTTTGTCAGCAGTGGTACCGAAGCAGTAATGAGCGCTATTCGTCTGGCACGTGGCTTTACATGTAAGCATGATATTATCAAGTTTGAAGGGTGTTATCATGGGCACAGCGATGCTTTGCTTGTCAAAGCAGGAAGTGGTGCCGTTACCTTTGGAAATCCCTCAAGCCCAGGTGTTCCAGAGGGTACAACTAAGCACACCTTGCTCGCTCGCTATAACGATTTGGAAAGCGTAAGAGCATGCTTTGAGGCGAGCGAAGGCGTTGCGTGCGTGATTGTTGAGCCGATTGCTGGAAATATGGGTTTTGTGCCTTCTTCTCCAGAATTTCTAGAAGGCTTGCGCACGTTGTGCGATACCTATGGCGCACTTCTTATCTTTGATGAGGTTATGAGCGGGTTTCGTGCCTCTCTTAGGGGAGCCCAAGGGGTATTTGCCACACGTCCAGATATGGTCACCTTTGGCAAGGTGATTGGGGGCGGTATGCCTGTGGGTGCCTTTGGTGCACGCGCAGAGATTATGGCAATGCTCTCTCCAGAGGGGCCTGTGTATCAAGCGGGAACACTTAGCGGCAATCCTATTGCCATGAATGCAGGGCTGGCTTCTTTGGGAGAGATTATCCGTAAAGAAGCCAGTTTGTATCCACGATTAAAAGAACTAGCGCAACGTCTTACTGTAGGTCTAGAGGCAGCGGCTAGGGCTAATGGTATTCCTTTGCAAACGGGTTTTTGTGGCTCCATGTTCGGGTTCTTTTTTAATGAAAACCCTGTGCGTAACTTTGATGAAGCTTTGCGTTCAGACACAAAGCGTTTTGCGGCGTTCCACCGAGGCATGTTGGAGCGTGGCGTCTATTTTGCATGCAGTCAATTTGAGGCAGGGTTTATTTGTGAACCTATGGATGAGGCAATGATAGACACAGTGATTGCCCACGCGCATGAGGTAATGAAAACACTATGA
- a CDS encoding AtpZ/AtpI family protein, producing MSEEQKPRIRRVLEGAEQLTLGVSMIVAVVLGVGAGVLMRDMTGIGWLFWAGLAWGIAAAALNVHKAYKRQMKSYDESSDETPNGKEKE from the coding sequence ATGAGTGAAGAACAAAAACCGCGCATAAGGCGCGTGCTTGAGGGGGCAGAGCAACTCACCCTTGGAGTGTCGATGATTGTTGCGGTGGTGCTAGGCGTTGGCGCAGGTGTTCTAATGCGTGACATGACAGGCATCGGATGGCTGTTTTGGGCAGGATTGGCATGGGGGATTGCCGCCGCCGCCCTTAATGTGCACAAGGCGTATAAACGCCAAATGAAATCTTACGATGAGTCTAGTGATGAAACGCCAAATGGTAAGGAAAAAGAGTGA
- the rpoD gene encoding RNA polymerase sigma factor RpoD, which produces MSAKELFQQIEDLFKENEKGHVTYETLMDYFPKQPTGANVKKLLTLLEKYSISLITSAEIAKMRNIEEAKKREEARKKLQDESLEDEFDLASEKELLEWSRSDSPVRMYLREMGQISLLTKEEEIDISKKIEFGEDIIIDAFCSVPYLIDFILDYKESLINRERRVKELFKSFEDDNESDDSDDDSDDDSDDSDSDEPRKTSRKDNKRTEKVIESFKALEKAKKDWMRTGQKEPEGDEVEVLTHHLSQAFKKKLLKEKLMDLGPTSKLINELVKSMETALKSDGEFDKELKRLEYKLPLFNETLKENHQKILSRIIDLSKEDITLEVPEATMVSTYMEIKKLFQTKEASKQSFNLEPALLKEILEQIKRGKRIADEAKTRMAKSNLRLVVSIAKRYTNRGLPFLDLIQEGNIGLMKAVDKFEYKKGYKFSTYATWWIRQAISRAIADQARTIRIPIHMIETINRINKIIRKHLQEHGKEPDIETIAEEVGLTPDKVKNVIKITKEPISLEAPIGNEDDGKFGDFVEDRTTLSPMDHILKNDLKDQIDEVLDQLNEREKAVIRMRFGLLSDESDRTLEEIGKELSVTRERVRQIESSAIKKLKHPKVGRKLKNYIEG; this is translated from the coding sequence ATGTCCGCAAAAGAATTGTTTCAACAAATCGAAGACCTTTTCAAAGAAAATGAAAAGGGGCATGTTACTTATGAAACCCTCATGGACTACTTTCCCAAGCAACCCACTGGCGCCAATGTCAAAAAACTTTTAACCTTACTTGAAAAATACTCCATTAGCCTGATTACTTCGGCTGAAATTGCTAAAATGCGCAACATCGAAGAAGCAAAAAAACGTGAAGAAGCGCGCAAAAAACTTCAAGATGAGTCTTTGGAAGATGAGTTTGACCTTGCCAGCGAAAAAGAGCTACTCGAGTGGTCACGTAGCGACAGTCCTGTACGTATGTACTTGCGTGAAATGGGACAAATCTCTTTGTTAACCAAAGAAGAAGAGATTGACATCAGTAAAAAAATTGAATTTGGCGAAGACATTATCATTGATGCATTTTGTTCTGTGCCTTATTTGATTGATTTCATCCTTGATTATAAAGAATCCCTCATCAACCGCGAACGCCGTGTTAAAGAGCTTTTTAAAAGCTTTGAGGACGACAACGAGAGTGATGATAGCGACGATGATAGCGACGATGATAGCGACGATAGCGACAGCGATGAGCCACGCAAAACCTCACGCAAAGACAACAAACGCACCGAAAAAGTCATCGAAAGCTTCAAGGCCCTAGAAAAAGCTAAAAAAGACTGGATGCGCACAGGGCAAAAAGAACCCGAGGGTGACGAAGTTGAAGTTCTTACCCATCACCTCTCACAAGCGTTCAAGAAAAAGCTTTTAAAAGAGAAGCTAATGGACCTAGGGCCAACGAGCAAGCTTATCAATGAACTTGTAAAATCTATGGAAACAGCCCTTAAAAGCGATGGAGAGTTTGACAAAGAACTTAAACGCCTTGAATACAAACTTCCTCTTTTTAATGAAACTCTCAAGGAAAACCATCAAAAGATTTTAAGCCGCATTATTGATTTATCCAAGGAGGATATCACTCTTGAGGTTCCCGAAGCTACCATGGTTTCCACTTATATGGAAATCAAAAAACTCTTCCAAACCAAAGAGGCCAGCAAACAAAGCTTCAACCTTGAGCCCGCTCTTTTAAAAGAGATTTTAGAGCAAATCAAACGGGGAAAACGCATCGCTGATGAGGCTAAAACCCGCATGGCAAAGTCCAACCTGCGCCTTGTGGTCTCCATCGCCAAACGCTACACCAACCGAGGACTTCCCTTTTTGGACCTCATTCAAGAGGGTAACATCGGCCTCATGAAAGCGGTTGATAAATTTGAATACAAAAAAGGCTACAAGTTTTCCACGTACGCGACGTGGTGGATTCGCCAAGCCATTTCTCGCGCCATCGCCGACCAAGCGCGCACCATTCGGATTCCGATTCACATGATTGAAACCATCAACCGTATCAATAAAATCATCCGCAAACACTTGCAAGAACACGGCAAAGAACCCGACATTGAAACCATTGCCGAAGAGGTAGGATTGACACCAGACAAGGTCAAAAACGTCATCAAAATCACCAAAGAGCCCATCTCTCTTGAAGCGCCTATTGGCAATGAAGACGATGGAAAATTTGGGGATTTTGTAGAAGACCGCACCACCCTAAGCCCGATGGATCACATTCTTAAAAATGACCTCAAAGATCAGATTGATGAAGTGCTAGATCAACTCAATGAGCGGGAAAAAGCGGTTATTCGTATGCGCTTTGGTTTGCTGAGCGACGAAAGCGATCGCACCCTTGAAGAGATTGGCAAAGAACTCAGTGTCACCCGTGAACGCGTGCGCCAAATCGAAAGTTCTGCCATTAAAAAGCTCAAACACCCCAAGGTGGGGCGCAAACTAAAAAACTATATTGAGGGCTAA
- a CDS encoding flagellar hook-basal body protein: protein MQNGFYVATGAMVTQFNKLDVISNNLANINTPAFKRDDVVIADFSRIYQEVRDELPLRNHTKEAAKFINRNIDRVPQVSEQYVTFSQGGVKATGNPFDFALKRDDAFFMVETPQGIRLTQNGAFTLNEEGILSTKEGYPVLPANFFQTNQYIEFAPEATVTADANGNLYADGDVVNALYIAQAEDPRRLTKEGDHLYIFEDENQVRALEEADVVAQGFLEMSNVNPVREMVGLIEAQRMVEMYQKVMTSHMDDLNSEAINKLANVKG from the coding sequence ATGCAAAATGGATTTTATGTAGCCACAGGAGCCATGGTCACACAGTTTAACAAGCTGGATGTGATTTCAAATAACCTTGCCAATATCAACACCCCTGCTTTTAAGCGCGATGATGTGGTTATTGCAGATTTTAGCCGCATTTACCAAGAGGTAAGAGATGAACTTCCTTTGCGTAATCATACTAAGGAAGCGGCTAAATTTATTAATCGCAATATTGACCGTGTGCCGCAGGTGAGCGAGCAGTATGTGACCTTTTCCCAAGGAGGCGTAAAGGCTACGGGCAATCCTTTTGATTTTGCCCTCAAGCGCGATGATGCGTTTTTTATGGTAGAGACGCCTCAGGGTATTCGTTTGACCCAAAACGGTGCGTTTACTCTGAATGAAGAGGGAATTTTAAGCACCAAGGAAGGTTATCCCGTGTTGCCTGCTAATTTTTTCCAGACCAATCAATACATCGAGTTTGCACCTGAAGCAACCGTTACGGCTGATGCTAATGGTAATTTATATGCCGATGGCGATGTGGTTAATGCCCTTTACATTGCGCAAGCCGAAGACCCAAGAAGACTCACTAAAGAGGGCGATCATTTGTATATTTTTGAAGATGAGAATCAGGTGCGTGCCCTCGAGGAAGCGGATGTGGTAGCCCAAGGGTTTTTAGAAATGAGCAACGTCAATCCTGTGCGGGAAATGGTCGGGCTCATTGAGGCCCAGCGCATGGTAGAAATGTACCAAAAAGTAATGACCTCTCACATGGATGATCTTAACAGTGAAGCCATTAATAAATTAGCAAACGTTAAAGGATAA
- the flgG gene encoding flagellar basal-body rod protein FlgG — MIRSLYTAATGMKAQQLQIDTTSNNISNVNTIGYKKQRAEFADLFYQTMEYAGTATSATTQSPTGIEVGLGVRPTAITKIFTQGNFKETTNNLDLAITGKGFFQVQLPDGTVAFTRNGAFKLDGEGNVVNSDGYRLIPEIVVPEDATQISIGVDGTVSVLQAGDTQMNEIGQVEIANFINPAGLHSLGDNNFINTNASGDAILGVPGLNGFGQVRQGFVEMSNVQLVEEMTDLITGQRAYEANSKAIVTSDEMLQTVNQLKR, encoded by the coding sequence ATGATTCGCTCACTTTACACTGCCGCAACAGGCATGAAAGCCCAACAACTTCAAATCGACACCACGTCTAATAATATCTCAAACGTCAATACCATTGGGTATAAAAAACAACGCGCTGAATTTGCCGATTTGTTTTACCAGACGATGGAATACGCAGGAACGGCTACCTCCGCCACAACCCAATCGCCTACGGGCATTGAAGTGGGCTTGGGTGTGCGACCGACGGCCATTACTAAGATTTTTACTCAGGGAAACTTTAAAGAGACGACCAATAACCTTGACCTTGCCATTACTGGTAAAGGGTTTTTTCAAGTCCAGCTTCCCGATGGTACGGTTGCTTTTACCCGAAATGGAGCGTTTAAACTTGATGGCGAGGGCAACGTGGTAAACAGTGACGGCTACAGGCTAATCCCCGAAATCGTGGTGCCTGAAGATGCGACACAAATTTCCATCGGCGTAGATGGCACCGTGTCGGTGTTGCAAGCAGGGGATACCCAAATGAATGAAATTGGGCAAGTTGAGATTGCCAACTTTATCAACCCAGCAGGGCTTCACTCTTTGGGGGATAATAATTTTATCAATACTAATGCCTCGGGCGATGCTATCTTGGGTGTACCGGGCCTGAATGGGTTTGGCCAAGTGCGCCAAGGGTTTGTGGAGATGAGCAACGTGCAACTTGTGGAAGAGATGACGGACCTCATCACCGGACAGCGTGCCTACGAAGCTAACTCTAAGGCCATTGTCACCTCAGATGAAATGTTGCAAACGGTGAACCAACTCAAACGATAA
- a CDS encoding AzlC family ABC transporter permease, with amino-acid sequence MRFGNVIKLTIPVMMGYIPLGMAFGLLASSMLIPWHYAFAMSMFIFAGAGQFLALSLFAANATLLEIGVATFLLNLRHSFYGLSMISTFKGMGKGKHYLIFGLTDETFALLKTASMSPQNREKTYVQITALNQFYWVVGTLLGAGLGSIVPFDYTGIAFSLTALFVVLSIELYRKQPNPKPLMVALLIGMAGMVILPSAKMLIISLALAAGLLIGLKGWMDE; translated from the coding sequence GTGCGGTTTGGTAATGTGATAAAACTAACAATTCCAGTGATGATGGGGTATATTCCTTTGGGGATGGCCTTTGGTTTGTTGGCTTCTTCAATGTTAATTCCATGGCATTATGCTTTTGCGATGAGCATGTTTATTTTTGCTGGTGCGGGGCAGTTTTTGGCCTTGAGTTTGTTTGCGGCAAACGCGACCTTGCTAGAGATTGGCGTGGCGACGTTTTTGCTTAATTTACGCCACTCTTTTTACGGACTTTCCATGATTAGTACGTTCAAGGGAATGGGCAAAGGAAAGCACTACCTCATTTTTGGCCTCACGGATGAAACCTTTGCTTTGCTAAAAACCGCCTCTATGTCTCCCCAAAACCGTGAAAAAACCTACGTGCAAATCACCGCGCTTAACCAGTTTTATTGGGTGGTCGGAACACTCCTTGGGGCGGGTCTTGGAAGTATTGTGCCTTTTGATTACACGGGCATTGCGTTTTCGCTGACGGCTTTGTTTGTGGTACTTTCCATCGAACTCTACCGCAAGCAACCTAATCCCAAACCGCTCATGGTGGCCTTGCTGATTGGCATGGCGGGCATGGTGATTTTGCCTAGCGCGAAGATGTTGATTATCTCCCTAGCACTTGCGGCGGGATTGCTCATTGGGCTTAAGGGGTGGATGGATGAGTGA
- a CDS encoding branched-chain amino acid transporter permease: protein MSEMYLIQGIALAALATYVTRILPFVFFAKREPGPLVRLIEKHMPVMIMVILVFYAIRDVPFGVYPYGVPELLGIVVAGAMHMRFNNALMSIVVATGLYMVLVQYVF, encoded by the coding sequence ATGAGTGAAATGTACCTGATACAAGGCATCGCTCTGGCTGCTCTTGCTACCTATGTGACACGGATTTTGCCTTTTGTGTTTTTTGCCAAGCGCGAACCAGGCCCCTTGGTGCGTTTGATTGAAAAACATATGCCCGTGATGATTATGGTGATTTTGGTTTTTTACGCGATTCGCGATGTGCCTTTTGGAGTGTATCCTTATGGCGTGCCGGAACTTCTTGGGATTGTAGTTGCAGGAGCGATGCATATGAGGTTTAACAATGCGCTCATGAGCATTGTCGTGGCAACGGGGCTGTACATGGTGTTGGTGCAATATGTGTTTTAG
- a CDS encoding LysE family translocator translates to MSSAALMLFIPTFIAVSVTPGMCMTLAMTLGMSVGFKRALWMMAGELVGVGLVAVCSVVGVAVVMLAYPDFFTVFKWVGGAYLIYLGVQLWRSRGKMSLSSDKKTGAIPPLTLMLQGFVTAVANPKGWAFFIALLPPFIAYERPLFGQLAILVGIILVIEWCSLMLYALGGSSLRALLQQEKHVRMLNKIAGVLMMGVGVWLALE, encoded by the coding sequence ATGAGTAGTGCTGCGTTGATGCTTTTTATCCCCACGTTTATCGCTGTTTCGGTGACGCCTGGCATGTGTATGACCTTGGCTATGACCCTTGGGATGAGCGTGGGATTTAAGCGTGCGTTGTGGATGATGGCGGGTGAACTCGTGGGGGTAGGGCTTGTGGCAGTGTGTTCGGTTGTGGGTGTGGCGGTAGTGATGCTTGCGTATCCTGATTTTTTTACCGTGTTTAAGTGGGTTGGGGGAGCGTATTTGATTTATCTTGGGGTGCAGTTGTGGCGCTCGCGTGGCAAAATGTCTTTGAGTAGTGATAAAAAAACAGGCGCCATTCCGCCGCTTACGCTGATGTTGCAAGGCTTTGTGACGGCGGTTGCCAACCCAAAAGGGTGGGCGTTTTTTATCGCGTTGTTGCCTCCTTTTATCGCGTATGAACGGCCTTTATTTGGGCAACTTGCCATCTTGGTGGGGATCATTTTGGTGATTGAGTGGTGTTCGTTAATGCTTTATGCCCTTGGAGGAAGTTCTTTGCGCGCGTTGTTGCAACAAGAAAAACACGTCAGAATGCTCAATAAAATCGCAGGGGTTTTGATGATGGGGGTTGGCGTGTGGTTGGCTTTGGAGTAA
- a CDS encoding 3-isopropylmalate dehydratase small subunit: MSTITGNIWCFGDNIDTDLIIAARYLNTSDPKELAKHVMEDADPDFVSKLQPGDVIVAGENFGCGSSREHAPIALKAAGVAAIVAKSYARIFYRNAFNTGLPIFELANTEAFKEGHKISISPSEGTIVNEATQASYQFSPIPPFMQELIQAGGLMEYAKMELAASKGDRA; this comes from the coding sequence ATGAGTACTATTACTGGAAACATTTGGTGTTTTGGTGACAATATCGACACAGATTTAATCATAGCCGCACGCTATCTTAACACCTCAGACCCCAAAGAACTTGCCAAGCACGTGATGGAAGACGCAGACCCTGATTTTGTTTCTAAATTGCAACCGGGTGATGTGATTGTAGCAGGGGAAAATTTTGGGTGCGGGAGCAGCCGTGAACATGCCCCCATCGCTTTAAAAGCTGCAGGAGTCGCCGCTATTGTGGCCAAAAGCTATGCGCGTATTTTTTACCGCAATGCGTTTAATACAGGTTTGCCCATCTTTGAACTGGCTAACACCGAAGCCTTTAAGGAAGGTCACAAAATCTCCATTTCTCCTTCTGAGGGCACCATCGTCAATGAAGCAACGCAAGCAAGTTATCAGTTTTCCCCCATTCCTCCTTTTATGCAAGAACTTATCCAAGCAGGTGGTCTTATGGAGTACGCCAAAATGGAACTTGCCGCTTCAAAAGGAGATCGCGCATGA
- the leuB gene encoding 3-isopropylmalate dehydrogenase: MRQYKLAIIKGDGIGPEIIDEAIKVLDAVSSHENFELSYSDFLMGGAAIDVFGEPLPEETVQGCLKADAILFGAIGGEKWDTLPREKRPETGLLNLRKALGVFANLRPVSVYDELVNASTLKPEVLKGVDMMVVRELTGGIYFGQPRAKEAERAYNTMVYTKEEIVRIAKVAFESAMKRRKQVCSVDKANVLEVSQLWRETVEEVAKEYPEVSLSHMYVDNAAMQMIRNPKQFDVVLTGNIFGDILSDEASMISGSIGLLPSASVGGQVGLFEPIHGSAPDITGQGIANPIATILSAAMMLRFALGEESAASRIEKAVQQVLKEGYRTKDLSAYEAKEVCSTSEIGSIIASYVAKV, encoded by the coding sequence ATGAGGCAATACAAGTTAGCTATCATTAAGGGTGATGGCATTGGGCCGGAGATTATTGACGAAGCTATTAAGGTGCTTGATGCTGTCTCCTCTCATGAAAATTTTGAGCTTAGTTATAGCGATTTTTTGATGGGCGGGGCTGCTATTGACGTGTTTGGCGAGCCGCTTCCAGAAGAGACGGTGCAAGGGTGTCTTAAAGCAGATGCTATTTTATTTGGTGCTATTGGTGGTGAAAAATGGGACACGCTTCCGCGAGAAAAACGTCCTGAAACAGGCCTTTTGAACCTGCGCAAAGCCTTGGGCGTGTTTGCTAATTTGCGCCCCGTGTCAGTGTATGATGAGCTAGTCAATGCTAGCACCTTGAAGCCCGAAGTGCTCAAAGGTGTGGACATGATGGTCGTGCGCGAACTTACCGGTGGGATTTACTTTGGCCAACCCCGCGCCAAAGAGGCTGAGCGTGCATACAACACGATGGTGTACACTAAGGAAGAGATTGTGCGCATTGCTAAAGTAGCTTTTGAGAGCGCTATGAAACGCCGTAAGCAAGTTTGTTCTGTAGATAAAGCCAATGTTTTGGAAGTGAGTCAATTGTGGCGAGAGACTGTCGAAGAAGTAGCCAAAGAGTACCCTGAAGTTTCTCTTTCTCACATGTACGTGGACAACGCTGCCATGCAAATGATTCGCAATCCAAAGCAATTTGATGTGGTTTTAACAGGCAATATTTTTGGTGATATTTTGAGCGATGAGGCCAGTATGATAAGTGGCTCCATTGGCCTTTTACCTTCCGCTTCTGTGGGTGGGCAAGTAGGGTTGTTTGAGCCTATTCATGGTTCTGCTCCTGATATTACCGGTCAAGGCATTGCTAACCCAATCGCGACGATTTTATCCGCAGCCATGATGTTGCGTTTTGCACTTGGCGAAGAGAGTGCGGCTAGTCGCATTGAAAAAGCGGTGCAACAAGTACTTAAAGAGGGCTACCGCACCAAAGACCTCTCGGCATATGAGGCAAAAGAGGTGTGTTCAACCAGTGAAATTGGCTCTATTATCGCAAGCTACGTCGCCAAAGTATGA
- a CDS encoding tetratricopeptide repeat protein produces the protein MNTLTLASVYELQGLKEEALEIYKEILKKEPQNKEAKVAIRRLCGIRKKYLGVNEEMKAFFVNMDSEVEFMEFERWLAKLWN, from the coding sequence ATGAACACCCTGACTCTTGCTAGCGTTTACGAACTCCAAGGTCTCAAAGAAGAGGCGTTGGAAATTTATAAAGAAATTTTAAAAAAAGAACCCCAAAATAAAGAAGCCAAGGTAGCCATTCGTAGGTTGTGTGGTATTCGTAAGAAATACCTTGGCGTTAACGAAGAGATGAAGGCCTTTTTTGTCAACATGGACAGCGAGGTAGAATTTATGGAATTTGAAAGGTGGCTTGCAAAACTATGGAACTAA
- a CDS encoding CiaD-like domain-containing protein, translated as MELKDMILSTLAELDNEVKTPPEPPKKEEISTPKEPALEPQKEETADDTRFLRNVRERILVLFEGFQAPNNKNIEAKVDLTLNFLEYLLASIEEELEKAEKSRGK; from the coding sequence ATGGAACTAAAAGACATGATTCTCTCAACCTTGGCAGAGTTAGATAACGAAGTAAAAACACCCCCTGAGCCTCCAAAAAAAGAAGAAATTTCTACCCCAAAAGAGCCTGCGCTTGAGCCTCAAAAAGAGGAGACCGCAGACGATACTCGCTTTTTAAGAAATGTCAGAGAGCGCATTTTAGTCTTGTTTGAAGGGTTTCAAGCACCCAACAATAAAAACATCGAAGCCAAGGTGGATTTAACCCTCAACTTTTTAGAGTACCTGCTCGCTTCCATCGAAGAAGAGCTTGAAAAAGCGGAGAAGTCTCGGGGAAAATGA